In the Salvelinus fontinalis isolate EN_2023a chromosome 34, ASM2944872v1, whole genome shotgun sequence genome, one interval contains:
- the LOC129833466 gene encoding GTPase IMAP family member 4-like isoform X2 produces the protein MDSEEVMVEMEETGKSSDSQPGQAVPLSVVSGLRIILIGEREAGKSAVGNAILGSEVFDTVGVKTREAVKRQREVAERQVTVVDTPGWEWFPSRGSSLGVRREIVRGVSLCQPGPHAVLLVVPLSFSFTRRERQAAEEHVELLGERAWGHTVVLFTVKGGRLKDATLEEEVEESEELQCLVERCGGRYHALYGRSRKGHDAVAVLLEKLDNMVAKNRGELLSSEEVLEEAKEKEKEEERRHQEEDREREEDLRRVKEALRELEMEEETEEVQGDGGEATEESTRQQRGRRRYTDEKSDSVGSSSADPTSAPPHLTWSDLRAIRDQRCKTQ, from the exons ATGGATTCAGAGGAGGTCATGGTGGAAATGGAAGAAACTGGAAAGTCCTCAGATTCTCAACCAG GCCAAGCAGTCCCTCTTTCTGTGGTCTCAGGGTTGCGAATAATCCTGATCGGAGAGCGAGAGGCAGGGAAGAGTGCTGTGGGCAACGCCATACTGGGCAGTGAGGTGTTTGACACGGTGGGGGTGAAAACAAGGGAGGCGGTAAAGCGGCAAAGAGAGGTGGCCGAGAGGCAGGTGACGGTGGTGGACACGCCTGGTTGGGAGTGGTTCCCCTCCAGGGGCTCCTCTCTGGGGGTCCGGAGGGAGATCGTCCGGGGCGTGTCGCTGTGCCAGCCTGGCCCCCACGCAGTGCTCCTGGTGgtgcccctctccttctcctttaccAGACGGGAGCGGCAGGCGGCCGAGGAGCATGTGGAGCTGTTGGGGGAGCGGGCTTGGGGGCATACTGTGGTGCTGTTCACGGTGAAGGGTGGGCGGCTGAAGGATGCCAccttagaggaggaggtggaggaaagcGAGGAGCTCCAGTGCCTGGTGGAGCGATGTGGGGGCCGCTATCATGCCCTGTATGGCAGGTCCAGGAAGGGCCACGATGCCGTGGCGGTGCTACTGGAGAAGCTGGACAACATGGTGGCCAAGAACAGAGGGGAGTTGCTCTCCAGCGAGGAGGTACTGGAGGAGgccaaggagaaggagaaggaggaggagaggaggcaccaggaggaggacagggagagagaggaggatctgaGGAGGGTCAAGGAGGCTTTGAGAGAgctggagatggaggaggagacagaggaggtgcAAGGGGACGGAGGGGAGGCCACAGAGGAGTCCACAagacagcagagagggaggaggagatacACAGATGAGAAATCAGACA GTGTGGGTAGCAGCTCAGCAGATCCTACATCAGCCCCACCACACCTCACCTGGTCTGACCTCAGGGCCATTAGAGATCAGAGATGTAAGACACAATAA
- the LOC129833466 gene encoding GTPase IMAP family member 4-like isoform X1: MDSEEVMVEMEETGKSSDSQPGQAVPLSVVSGLRIILIGEREAGKSAVGNAILGSEVFDTVGVKTREAVKRQREVAERQVTVVDTPGWEWFPSRGSSLGVRREIVRGVSLCQPGPHAVLLVVPLSFSFTRRERQAAEEHVELLGERAWGHTVVLFTVKGGRLKDATLEEEVEESEELQCLVERCGGRYHALYGRSRKGHDAVAVLLEKLDNMVAKNRGELLSSEEVLEEAKEKEKEEERRHQEEDREREEDLRRVKEALRELEMEEETEEVQGDGGEATEESTRQQRGRRRYTDEKSDTGVGSSSADPTSAPPHLTWSDLRAIRDQRCKTQ; the protein is encoded by the exons ATGGATTCAGAGGAGGTCATGGTGGAAATGGAAGAAACTGGAAAGTCCTCAGATTCTCAACCAG GCCAAGCAGTCCCTCTTTCTGTGGTCTCAGGGTTGCGAATAATCCTGATCGGAGAGCGAGAGGCAGGGAAGAGTGCTGTGGGCAACGCCATACTGGGCAGTGAGGTGTTTGACACGGTGGGGGTGAAAACAAGGGAGGCGGTAAAGCGGCAAAGAGAGGTGGCCGAGAGGCAGGTGACGGTGGTGGACACGCCTGGTTGGGAGTGGTTCCCCTCCAGGGGCTCCTCTCTGGGGGTCCGGAGGGAGATCGTCCGGGGCGTGTCGCTGTGCCAGCCTGGCCCCCACGCAGTGCTCCTGGTGgtgcccctctccttctcctttaccAGACGGGAGCGGCAGGCGGCCGAGGAGCATGTGGAGCTGTTGGGGGAGCGGGCTTGGGGGCATACTGTGGTGCTGTTCACGGTGAAGGGTGGGCGGCTGAAGGATGCCAccttagaggaggaggtggaggaaagcGAGGAGCTCCAGTGCCTGGTGGAGCGATGTGGGGGCCGCTATCATGCCCTGTATGGCAGGTCCAGGAAGGGCCACGATGCCGTGGCGGTGCTACTGGAGAAGCTGGACAACATGGTGGCCAAGAACAGAGGGGAGTTGCTCTCCAGCGAGGAGGTACTGGAGGAGgccaaggagaaggagaaggaggaggagaggaggcaccaggaggaggacagggagagagaggaggatctgaGGAGGGTCAAGGAGGCTTTGAGAGAgctggagatggaggaggagacagaggaggtgcAAGGGGACGGAGGGGAGGCCACAGAGGAGTCCACAagacagcagagagggaggaggagatacACAGATGAGAAATCAGACA CAGGTGTGGGTAGCAGCTCAGCAGATCCTACATCAGCCCCACCACACCTCACCTGGTCTGACCTCAGGGCCATTAGAGATCAGAGATGTAAGACACAATAA